A window of the Dyadobacter pollutisoli genome harbors these coding sequences:
- a CDS encoding family 16 glycoside hydrolase — protein MKRKLYTILALCLIVMQVTAQTDNSLTAKVTGLLSKFPSQNEAALKKNMEELAQLGKPGLVQIASMLTPLGKGDNTKIQYALGGFTYYASQAGKESLRQEAAEAYGEALSKVNDPDSKNFLIYQIQTVGKDESVNVLKSYLTDERLAGPASRALARIGSQAAGAALLQALSGASGTSQIAITEALGGSRYKEAAATIEKTATSADLNLRKVSLYALSEIGVPSSEPILAAAAQKVAYSYDEADATAVYIKYLARLAENGSAPAAEKAALALIKNTPDAKQSATRSSALKVYSDIKKRESVPVLVSALQSTDAQYRAAALKLGQKYLMADGTTPWLNALKKAKPEVQAEIITMLGRAESKDALPVVLKSLNAKDPKVKKAAIWAAGKIGQEASVAGLLSVLKTGTAEDIATVKSSLLTIKSDKLVDQLATALPGLPATAQPAVIDVLAARAASSKLSVVSALLKSTNPEVKKSAYDALKSLATSNDLPQLFTLLNAGGSAEEITAVQRAISAGVKGSGDMTAQSDLILKQMQASPADKQANYLAVLASIGGKKALASVVSSYGSGDAGIKKSAIQSLSSWADASAANELLAIAKKTGDADDFNAALSGYVAATAKSAKPAAIKVIMLRDAMALAKTDAQKELILKELPKYRTFNALLFAGKYLDNAGTQQAAAQAVMTIALANKNLYSAEIRELLTKTATVLKGQDSDYQKESIRKHLSELPTGEGFVPLFNGKDLSGWKGLVENPIARSKMSPDTLAAKQKKADEAANKDWYAKDGELVFSGHGDNLATVKQYGDFEMYVDWKILKDGDAGIYLRGTPQVQIWDTSRVSVGAQVGSGGLYNNQKNPSKPSKLADNAIGDWNTFHITMIGDRVSVDLNGENVVDNVVLENYWDRNLPIFAKEQIELQAHGNQINYRDIYVREIPRPEFTLPEAEKKEGFKLLFDGTNMFEWVGNKTDYFIENGELVVDPKKGGKGNLYTKDEFSDFDFRFEFQLTPGANNGLGIRTPMEGDAAYVGTEIQILDNDADIYKDLHEYQYHGSAYGIIPAKRGFLKPLGEWNYEEVRVQGSKIKVTLNGTVILDGDLAEASKNGTVDHKEHPGLSRTTGHLGFLGHGSELKFRNIRINDLTKTVEAPVVTTKKKSKKKK, from the coding sequence ATGAAAAGAAAATTATATACCATACTGGCCCTCTGCCTGATCGTAATGCAGGTAACGGCCCAGACAGACAACTCGCTGACCGCAAAGGTGACGGGACTATTGTCAAAATTCCCTTCGCAGAATGAAGCCGCATTAAAAAAGAACATGGAAGAGCTTGCCCAGCTCGGAAAGCCAGGCCTGGTGCAGATCGCTTCCATGCTGACGCCGCTTGGTAAAGGAGACAACACCAAAATCCAGTATGCATTAGGCGGTTTTACCTACTATGCGTCCCAGGCAGGCAAAGAATCATTGCGTCAGGAAGCGGCCGAGGCTTATGGAGAGGCACTATCAAAAGTAAATGACCCGGACAGCAAAAATTTCCTTATTTATCAGATTCAAACTGTTGGTAAAGACGAGTCTGTCAATGTTTTGAAATCCTATCTGACGGACGAAAGACTGGCAGGGCCAGCTTCAAGGGCTTTGGCACGAATAGGTTCACAAGCTGCCGGAGCAGCGTTGTTACAAGCATTGAGCGGAGCTTCGGGCACCAGCCAGATCGCCATTACGGAAGCATTGGGAGGAAGCCGTTACAAAGAAGCAGCAGCCACCATTGAAAAAACGGCAACCAGCGCTGACCTGAATTTGCGTAAAGTAAGCTTGTACGCTCTTTCCGAAATCGGGGTTCCTTCTTCTGAGCCTATTCTAGCAGCCGCAGCTCAAAAAGTAGCTTACAGCTACGATGAAGCTGATGCTACCGCGGTTTACATTAAATATCTCGCACGACTTGCAGAAAATGGAAGTGCTCCCGCAGCAGAAAAGGCAGCATTGGCATTGATCAAAAATACACCGGACGCCAAGCAAAGCGCTACCCGCTCGTCTGCATTGAAAGTTTACTCTGACATTAAAAAGCGTGAATCCGTTCCGGTACTAGTGAGTGCATTGCAAAGTACGGATGCTCAATACCGGGCGGCGGCTTTGAAACTGGGCCAGAAATACCTGATGGCCGATGGTACCACGCCCTGGCTGAATGCATTGAAAAAGGCAAAGCCGGAAGTACAGGCCGAGATCATTACAATGCTGGGCCGCGCTGAATCGAAAGATGCATTGCCGGTTGTTCTGAAATCATTGAATGCAAAAGATCCGAAAGTAAAGAAGGCGGCTATCTGGGCTGCTGGTAAAATTGGCCAGGAAGCTAGTGTTGCAGGTTTGCTATCGGTTTTGAAAACAGGAACTGCCGAGGACATTGCGACTGTTAAAAGCAGCTTGTTGACTATCAAAAGCGACAAACTCGTGGATCAGCTTGCGACAGCATTGCCAGGTTTGCCAGCTACTGCTCAGCCAGCTGTTATAGATGTGCTGGCGGCAAGAGCTGCTAGTTCTAAACTATCGGTGGTATCTGCGCTTTTGAAAAGTACAAATCCTGAGGTGAAAAAGTCGGCATATGATGCATTGAAATCGCTTGCCACGAGCAATGACCTGCCTCAGCTGTTTACATTACTGAATGCCGGTGGAAGCGCTGAGGAAATTACTGCGGTTCAAAGGGCGATCAGTGCAGGAGTGAAAGGCTCCGGCGACATGACAGCGCAAAGCGACCTGATCCTGAAACAAATGCAGGCTTCCCCAGCCGATAAACAAGCGAATTATCTGGCAGTACTGGCCAGTATCGGTGGTAAAAAAGCATTAGCTTCCGTGGTATCGTCGTACGGAAGCGGCGACGCGGGTATTAAAAAGTCAGCGATTCAGTCATTGTCTTCCTGGGCGGACGCCAGCGCGGCCAATGAATTGCTGGCGATTGCGAAGAAAACAGGCGATGCTGATGATTTCAATGCAGCATTGTCGGGATATGTTGCTGCTACCGCTAAGTCTGCGAAGCCAGCAGCTATCAAGGTCATTATGCTGCGCGACGCAATGGCCCTTGCCAAAACCGATGCCCAGAAAGAACTGATCCTGAAAGAACTTCCTAAATACAGAACATTCAATGCATTGCTTTTTGCAGGCAAATATCTTGACAATGCAGGTACTCAACAGGCAGCCGCACAAGCTGTGATGACCATTGCATTGGCCAACAAGAACCTGTACAGTGCTGAAATCCGTGAGTTGCTTACCAAAACTGCCACGGTTTTGAAAGGTCAGGACAGCGACTACCAAAAAGAATCAATCCGCAAACATTTGTCGGAACTACCAACGGGCGAAGGCTTTGTTCCTTTGTTCAATGGAAAAGACCTGTCTGGCTGGAAAGGTTTAGTTGAAAACCCGATAGCCCGCAGCAAAATGAGCCCCGATACTTTGGCTGCAAAACAGAAAAAAGCAGACGAAGCTGCTAACAAAGACTGGTACGCGAAAGACGGAGAACTGGTATTCTCTGGCCACGGCGACAACCTGGCGACCGTGAAGCAGTACGGAGATTTTGAAATGTATGTAGATTGGAAAATCCTGAAAGATGGTGACGCCGGAATTTATCTGCGCGGTACACCGCAGGTACAGATCTGGGATACGTCGCGTGTGAGCGTCGGTGCGCAGGTAGGCTCGGGAGGCCTTTACAACAATCAGAAAAACCCAAGTAAACCTAGCAAACTGGCCGACAACGCAATTGGTGACTGGAATACTTTCCACATTACCATGATCGGCGACCGTGTTTCGGTGGATTTGAATGGTGAAAATGTGGTGGACAATGTGGTTCTGGAAAACTACTGGGACCGTAACCTGCCGATTTTCGCAAAGGAGCAGATCGAGTTACAGGCCCATGGCAACCAGATCAATTACCGGGACATTTACGTTCGTGAAATCCCTCGTCCTGAGTTCACATTACCCGAAGCTGAAAAGAAAGAGGGTTTCAAACTTCTTTTCGACGGTACCAATATGTTTGAATGGGTAGGAAACAAAACTGACTATTTCATCGAAAACGGTGAGCTGGTAGTTGACCCTAAAAAAGGTGGAAAAGGCAACCTTTACACCAAAGATGAGTTCAGTGATTTCGATTTCCGTTTTGAATTCCAGCTTACGCCTGGCGCCAACAATGGATTAGGGATCAGAACGCCGATGGAAGGAGATGCTGCTTATGTAGGAACCGAAATCCAGATCCTGGACAATGACGCGGATATCTACAAAGACCTGCACGAATACCAGTACCACGGCTCGGCTTACGGCATTATTCCTGCCAAGAGAGGATTTTTGAAACCCCTTGGTGAATGGAATTATGAAGAGGTACGCGTTCAGGGATCCAAAATAAAAGTTACGCTGAACGGAACGGTAATCCTGGATGGTGACCTGGCAGAAGCAAGCAAAAACGGCACAGTGGACCATAAGGAACATCCCGGACTGAGCCGCACAACCGGACACCTTGGATTTTTGGGACACGGATCGGAACTGAAATTCAGGAACATCCGGATCAATGATCTGACGAAAACTGTGGAAGCGCCGGTGGTTACTACCAAGAAAAAATCGAAGAAAAAGAAGTGA
- a CDS encoding SMP-30/gluconolactonase/LRE family protein, whose translation MKIKHILFSTLLSTFSLATVQAQHTLTQSWSTEASLPIPESVLYSAPNKVLYVALIDGKPGEKDGKGGIAKVALDGKVIANDWVTGLNAPKGMGIMGSKLYVADVTDVVEIDIKSGKILKKHEVEGSKFLNDLTIDSKGNIYVSDSDTKKVHLIKDGKVSTYFEDLTRPNGLLAVGSDLLIADSGTLKKLSATKEVTVLAEGMDKSTDGIEQVKPGEYIVSCWAGHVYYIKADGTTEKLLDTSADKTNSADIGYDSVKKIVYVPTFMKNSVVAYQLK comes from the coding sequence ATGAAAATCAAGCACATTTTATTTTCAACGTTATTATCAACTTTTAGCCTGGCAACTGTTCAGGCGCAGCATACATTAACCCAGTCCTGGTCTACGGAGGCTTCGTTGCCAATTCCCGAATCTGTATTGTACAGCGCTCCAAATAAAGTGCTTTATGTGGCCCTGATTGACGGAAAACCAGGCGAAAAAGACGGAAAAGGCGGCATTGCAAAGGTAGCATTGGACGGTAAGGTTATTGCCAACGATTGGGTGACCGGCCTCAACGCTCCGAAAGGGATGGGGATCATGGGTTCGAAACTATACGTGGCCGACGTTACCGACGTGGTAGAAATTGACATAAAATCAGGTAAAATCCTGAAAAAACATGAAGTGGAAGGCTCAAAATTCTTAAATGACCTTACTATTGATTCCAAAGGCAATATTTATGTTTCTGATTCAGACACGAAAAAGGTACATTTGATTAAGGACGGTAAAGTTTCTACTTATTTTGAAGACCTCACCCGCCCGAACGGATTGCTGGCAGTAGGATCGGATCTGCTGATCGCGGACAGTGGAACATTGAAAAAATTGAGTGCAACCAAGGAAGTTACCGTTCTTGCTGAGGGTATGGATAAAAGTACCGACGGCATAGAACAGGTAAAACCAGGCGAGTACATTGTTTCTTGCTGGGCTGGGCACGTTTACTATATCAAAGCGGACGGAACAACGGAAAAACTGCTGGATACCAGCGCCGATAAGACAAACTCTGCGGATATAGGCTATGATTCGGTTAAAAAAATCGTCTATGTGCCTACTTTCATGAAGAACAGTGTTGTAGCTTATCAGCTAAAATAA
- a CDS encoding RNA recognition motif domain-containing protein, with protein sequence MDIFVGSLSFKLKESELREAFEKFGTVSSAKIIIDKITRQSKGFGFVEMPDEDEAKLAISQLNGAEMYGRPLVVNESQKKEAGAAPRGDFKKEGGFSRPRPSDSGSSDRPSGAGSTGGSSGSGYSGGGGYSGGGGYSGGGGGGYSGGGGGDRYKSSGGDRGHGGDRGGKPRSDDRFGKGGGDYKKGGGGSKNYSRRADDDDDDLY encoded by the coding sequence ATGGACATTTTTGTTGGGAGTCTTTCTTTTAAGTTAAAGGAAAGCGAACTGCGTGAAGCTTTCGAAAAATTCGGCACAGTGAGCTCCGCGAAAATTATCATTGACAAGATTACACGTCAAAGCAAAGGTTTCGGGTTTGTAGAGATGCCTGATGAAGATGAGGCAAAACTGGCCATTAGTCAATTGAACGGAGCAGAAATGTATGGAAGACCGTTGGTGGTGAATGAGTCTCAGAAGAAGGAAGCTGGCGCAGCCCCGAGAGGCGACTTCAAAAAAGAAGGAGGATTTAGCAGACCAAGACCTTCCGACAGCGGAAGTAGCGACAGACCAAGCGGCGCCGGATCAACCGGTGGCAGCTCAGGAAGTGGTTACAGCGGAGGTGGCGGATATAGCGGTGGCGGAGGTTACAGCGGCGGGGGTGGCGGTGGATATAGTGGTGGAGGCGGTGGCGACCGTTACAAAAGCAGCGGAGGTGACCGTGGACATGGTGGCGATCGCGGTGGAAAACCAAGATCTGACGATCGTTTCGGAAAAGGAGGAGGGGACTATAAGAAAGGTGGAGGTGGCTCCAAAAATTACAGCCGCCGCGCCGATGACGATGACGACGATTTATATTAA
- a CDS encoding nucleoside permease codes for MKNSTRFQLMAMMFLLYFVWGSWYGQMSKYMFTELGATGTQVGNAYAAFSIAMIIAPFFVGMIADRYFAAQKVLGVLSLAGAVILYVLSGVKDADTFFWVILLYCITFAPTMSLTTSIAMQQVTDSEKDFPAIRVMGTVAWIVVTNIIGYYGFGDNVMIFKISMFSAAFLGVYSFFLPNTPPKPSSNTTFADILGLDAFKLFKDRSFAIFFISSLLICIPLSFYYAMANPSLTDSGMTNVENKMSLGQASEVVFMLLIPFAFSRFGVKWMLVVGLIAWIVRFIGFGYGDASSEWLLYLAIVLHGVCYDFFFVTGQIYTDSKAGEKYRSSAQGLISIATYGIGMGIGSWLAGVVADIYTVDNVKNWTSIWMVPAGIAAVVLVLFVLFFKDNKIKATA; via the coding sequence ATGAAAAATTCGACGCGTTTTCAGTTGATGGCTATGATGTTCCTCCTCTATTTTGTGTGGGGATCATGGTATGGGCAAATGAGTAAATACATGTTCACCGAGCTCGGTGCCACCGGTACGCAGGTAGGAAACGCTTATGCAGCATTCTCGATTGCAATGATCATTGCGCCATTCTTTGTGGGTATGATCGCCGATCGTTACTTCGCAGCACAGAAAGTTCTGGGTGTGCTTAGCCTGGCGGGAGCGGTCATATTGTACGTTTTGTCCGGGGTTAAGGATGCGGATACATTCTTCTGGGTGATCCTGCTTTACTGTATCACATTCGCGCCGACAATGTCTCTTACCACATCCATCGCCATGCAGCAGGTGACGGATTCCGAAAAGGATTTTCCTGCTATCCGGGTAATGGGTACGGTGGCCTGGATCGTGGTGACGAACATCATTGGTTATTATGGCTTCGGAGATAATGTGATGATCTTTAAGATCTCCATGTTTTCTGCTGCATTCCTGGGTGTTTATTCTTTCTTCTTGCCTAATACGCCTCCGAAACCTAGCTCTAACACCACTTTTGCGGACATTCTTGGTCTGGATGCGTTCAAATTGTTTAAGGACAGGTCATTCGCAATTTTCTTTATTTCATCTCTGCTGATCTGCATTCCTTTGTCATTCTACTATGCGATGGCGAACCCTTCTCTGACCGATTCGGGCATGACCAATGTGGAAAACAAGATGTCGCTTGGTCAGGCATCCGAAGTGGTATTTATGCTTCTTATTCCCTTTGCTTTCAGTCGTTTTGGTGTGAAATGGATGCTGGTAGTGGGTCTTATTGCATGGATCGTACGTTTTATCGGCTTCGGTTACGGCGACGCTTCCAGCGAATGGTTGCTGTATCTTGCAATTGTTCTGCATGGCGTTTGCTATGATTTCTTCTTTGTTACAGGCCAGATTTATACCGATAGCAAGGCTGGCGAGAAGTACAGATCTTCTGCACAGGGGCTTATTTCAATTGCCACTTATGGTATCGGAATGGGTATAGGATCGTGGTTGGCCGGTGTGGTGGCTGATATTTATACTGTTGACAATGTGAAAAACTGGACGAGCATCTGGATGGTCCCTGCGGGAATCGCAGCGGTCGTACTGGTTCTTTTTGTATTATTTTTCAAAGACAATAAAATCAAGGCGACTGCATGA
- the mutS gene encoding DNA mismatch repair protein MutS: MAKAHKETPLNKQYNEIKAKYPGALLLFRVGDFYETFGEDAIRASKILGIVLTRRNNGGAHEELAGFPHHSLDNYLPKLVRAGERVAICDQLEDPATAKGIVKRGVTELVTPGVSYNDNVLDIRKNNYLAAVHVGPDDLYGIAFLDISTGEFMTSQGNAAYVDKMLQGFGPAEVLFCKKHRQEFNQLFGGKYHTYQLEDWCFGYDYGYERLTTHFQTTTLKGYGIEALPMGIIAAGVILHYLHETEHKEIAHIGRITRLEEEKYVWLDRFTVRNLELVYPQQEGGVPLIQILDQTVTPMGARLLRKWMVLPLKEKLPIEERLNTVEHFLKNEDLHDSVIQYLKQIGDLERLISKVAVRRINPRELVQLKKSLKQIDPIQDLLSKLLEEEETKSGKKESAKKGLNPALAILKKYADQLNPCDFLVEKIETELREDAPVLSNQGRMIKSGVNAELDELHAISYEGKDFLLKLQNREIERTGIGSLKIAYNKVFGYYLEVTHAHQNKVPTDWIRKQTLVNAERYITPELKEYEEKILNAEDKISTIEFRIFSEIMMTAAEYVGTIQQNALVISTLDALSSFATTARKNKYIKPVITEGKELDIKDGRHPVIEQQLPLGESYVPNDLYLDDATQQIIIITGPNMAGKSALLRQTALIVLMAQMGCYVPAKSASIGLVDKIFTRVGASDNLSRGESTFMVEMTETASILNNLSDRSLVLMDEIGRGTSTYDGVSIAWAIAEYLHSQPGHKPKTLFATHYHELNQLADDFPRIKNFNVAVKEVDNRVIFLRKLKPGGSAHSFGIHVAQIAGMPQPIVLRASEIMQHLEKDHVAHEHKKRVKEIPKNNFQLSIFEPADPRMEELKEKLTLVDVNTLSPIEALLKLNEFQKIVKN, from the coding sequence TTGGCAAAGGCACATAAGGAAACCCCACTTAACAAGCAATACAACGAGATTAAGGCTAAGTACCCGGGAGCATTGCTGCTTTTCAGGGTGGGTGATTTCTACGAGACATTTGGAGAAGACGCAATCAGGGCTTCCAAAATTTTAGGCATAGTCCTCACCCGTCGGAACAATGGCGGTGCGCATGAGGAGCTGGCCGGTTTTCCACATCATTCTCTTGATAACTATCTTCCCAAACTGGTCCGGGCTGGTGAACGTGTGGCGATTTGCGACCAATTAGAAGATCCTGCCACAGCAAAAGGCATTGTCAAACGTGGAGTGACCGAGCTGGTGACGCCCGGCGTTTCGTACAATGATAATGTGCTGGATATCCGTAAAAACAATTACCTGGCAGCAGTTCATGTTGGCCCGGACGATTTATACGGGATTGCTTTCCTGGATATTTCGACGGGTGAATTCATGACTTCGCAGGGTAATGCTGCGTATGTAGATAAAATGCTGCAGGGATTCGGTCCTGCGGAAGTTTTATTTTGCAAAAAACACAGACAGGAATTCAATCAGCTTTTTGGCGGGAAGTACCATACTTACCAGCTGGAAGACTGGTGTTTTGGATATGACTATGGTTATGAGCGGCTTACCACTCATTTTCAAACCACTACATTAAAAGGGTACGGAATAGAGGCACTGCCGATGGGTATCATCGCTGCCGGCGTGATCCTACACTATCTGCACGAAACAGAACATAAGGAAATTGCGCATATCGGTCGTATTACACGTCTGGAAGAAGAAAAATACGTTTGGCTGGACCGATTTACTGTAAGAAATCTGGAACTGGTGTATCCGCAGCAGGAAGGTGGCGTGCCGTTGATACAGATTCTGGATCAAACAGTCACACCAATGGGCGCGAGGCTTTTGCGCAAATGGATGGTACTGCCCCTCAAAGAAAAGCTGCCGATTGAAGAACGCCTCAATACCGTGGAGCATTTCCTGAAAAATGAGGATCTGCACGATTCGGTTATTCAGTATTTGAAGCAAATCGGAGATCTGGAACGCCTTATTTCCAAAGTTGCTGTGAGACGGATCAATCCTCGTGAACTGGTACAGCTTAAAAAATCTTTGAAACAAATAGATCCCATCCAGGATCTGTTATCAAAGCTTTTGGAGGAAGAAGAAACGAAATCCGGAAAGAAAGAGTCCGCCAAAAAAGGCTTGAACCCGGCGCTCGCTATCCTGAAAAAATATGCAGACCAGCTTAATCCATGTGATTTTCTGGTTGAAAAAATAGAAACTGAACTCCGTGAAGACGCTCCTGTACTCTCTAACCAGGGACGTATGATCAAGAGCGGTGTGAATGCAGAACTCGATGAGCTGCATGCGATTTCTTATGAAGGAAAAGATTTTCTTTTGAAACTTCAAAACAGGGAAATCGAGCGTACCGGTATCGGTTCATTGAAAATTGCCTATAATAAAGTCTTCGGGTACTACCTGGAAGTAACGCATGCACATCAAAATAAAGTGCCGACTGACTGGATCAGAAAGCAGACACTGGTGAACGCCGAGCGCTACATTACGCCTGAGCTTAAAGAATACGAGGAGAAAATATTGAATGCGGAAGACAAGATTTCTACGATCGAATTCCGGATTTTTAGCGAAATCATGATGACTGCCGCGGAATATGTCGGCACAATTCAGCAAAATGCGCTGGTCATTTCAACATTGGACGCACTGAGTTCATTTGCTACCACGGCGCGAAAAAATAAATACATTAAACCGGTCATTACCGAAGGCAAAGAGCTTGATATCAAGGATGGGCGACATCCGGTGATCGAGCAGCAGCTGCCGCTAGGCGAGAGCTACGTGCCCAATGACCTTTACCTGGACGATGCAACCCAGCAGATCATTATCATCACAGGGCCTAACATGGCAGGTAAGTCTGCATTGCTGAGGCAAACTGCGCTGATCGTACTGATGGCGCAAATGGGCTGCTATGTTCCTGCGAAATCGGCTTCTATTGGCCTTGTTGATAAAATATTTACAAGGGTAGGGGCCAGCGACAACCTCAGCCGTGGAGAAAGTACGTTCATGGTAGAAATGACTGAAACCGCCAGCATTTTGAACAACCTGAGCGACCGCAGCCTGGTACTCATGGACGAAATCGGGCGTGGTACGAGTACCTATGACGGTGTATCCATTGCCTGGGCCATTGCCGAGTACCTGCACAGCCAGCCGGGCCACAAACCAAAAACGCTTTTTGCAACCCATTATCACGAACTGAACCAGCTGGCAGACGATTTTCCAAGAATCAAAAATTTCAATGTGGCTGTCAAGGAAGTGGATAACAGGGTCATTTTCCTGCGAAAACTAAAACCGGGAGGCAGTGCGCACAGTTTCGGTATTCATGTGGCGCAAATCGCCGGAATGCCCCAACCCATCGTGTTGCGGGCCAGCGAGATCATGCAGCATCTGGAAAAAGACCATGTTGCCCATGAGCACAAGAAGCGCGTGAAAGAAATTCCCAAGAACAACTTCCAGCTCAGTATTTTCGAGCCTGCCGATCCTCGTATGGAAGAGCTGAAAGAGAAACTTACGCTGGTGGACGTGAACACGCTTTCGCCGATAGAAGCTTTGTTGAAATTGAATGAGTTTCAGAAAATTGTGAAGAACTAA
- a CDS encoding pseudouridine synthase, producing MFRYFLIYKPFGMLSQFSREGDHATLADLDFDFPKDIYPVGRLDADSEGLLLLTNDNFLKTKLLEPRNRHTRTYYVQVEGNVTSEACESLSSGVAISINGKQYQTLPAKVMSIAEPVLPDRDPPIRFRKNIPTSWVSLTLHEGKNRQVRRMTAAVGFPTLRLARWSIGKISLADKSGNFPNPGDVWEVTAKEARRFYD from the coding sequence TTGTTTCGTTACTTTCTCATTTATAAGCCTTTTGGCATGCTTTCGCAGTTTAGTCGTGAAGGCGATCATGCTACGCTGGCAGACCTGGATTTTGATTTTCCCAAAGACATTTATCCCGTTGGCCGCCTGGACGCGGACAGCGAAGGTTTGCTGCTTTTAACCAATGACAATTTTCTAAAAACAAAATTGCTCGAACCGAGAAACCGACATACCAGAACATATTACGTCCAGGTAGAAGGAAATGTTACCTCAGAAGCATGCGAGTCCCTGAGCTCGGGCGTGGCAATATCCATTAATGGCAAGCAATACCAGACTCTCCCGGCCAAAGTAATGTCCATTGCAGAACCTGTGCTTCCGGACAGAGACCCGCCCATTCGTTTCCGAAAAAATATACCTACATCCTGGGTATCGCTTACCCTGCATGAAGGCAAAAACCGCCAGGTAAGGCGAATGACGGCTGCTGTCGGTTTCCCCACACTGAGACTTGCCCGCTGGTCGATCGGGAAAATTTCTTTGGCCGACAAAAGTGGAAATTTCCCTAATCCAGGGGACGTATGGGAAGTTACAGCCAAAGAAGCAAGGCGCTTTTACGATTGA
- a CDS encoding Uma2 family endonuclease: MDMPMPVTLKMGDLMSEEEFFQFCQMNDTLEFERDSQGNIILMSPTGSFTGNFNLKVSMEVGIWNKENGLGEVFDSSTGFTLPNGAVRSPDVSWVRQERWDMLSQDQKEGFAPICPDFVIEIRSKSDGLKYLLDKMLEYIANGSQLGWLIDRFESKVYVYNADKSVVIHESLQVMLSGESVLPGFTLNLGAVIK; encoded by the coding sequence ATGGATATGCCAATGCCGGTAACTTTGAAGATGGGCGACCTGATGAGTGAGGAGGAATTCTTTCAGTTTTGCCAAATGAACGACACACTAGAGTTCGAAAGGGACTCGCAAGGAAATATTATACTTATGTCTCCAACAGGATCTTTTACGGGAAATTTTAATTTGAAAGTTTCGATGGAAGTCGGAATTTGGAATAAAGAAAACGGCCTCGGCGAAGTTTTCGACTCTTCTACTGGCTTTACATTACCTAATGGAGCGGTTCGTTCTCCGGATGTGTCCTGGGTCAGACAGGAACGCTGGGATATGCTTTCCCAAGATCAGAAAGAAGGATTTGCACCGATCTGTCCCGATTTTGTAATCGAAATTCGTTCTAAATCAGATGGTCTGAAATATCTGCTGGACAAAATGTTGGAATACATTGCAAATGGTAGTCAACTAGGATGGCTGATCGACAGATTTGAAAGCAAAGTATATGTTTACAACGCTGATAAGTCAGTTGTTATACATGAATCTCTACAGGTAATGCTTTCAGGAGAGAGCGTACTTCCTGGTTTTACATTGAATCTTGGAGCGGTGATCAAATGA